The Panicum hallii strain FIL2 chromosome 9, PHallii_v3.1, whole genome shotgun sequence genome has a window encoding:
- the LOC112875380 gene encoding ras-related protein RABF1-like, whose amino-acid sequence MGCSSSVPARSTGGLNTVSNDTSSATDSKDLRAKLVLLGDSGVGKSCIVLRFVRGQFDPTSKVTVGASFLSQTLALEDSTIVKFEIWDTAGQERYAALAPLYYRGAAAAIVVYDITSPESFSKAQYWVKELQKHGSPGIVMVLVGNKADLHENRSVSSQGAQEYAEKNNMFFIETSAKTADNINQLFEEIAKRLPRPTPS is encoded by the exons ATGGGTTGCTCCTCCTCCGTGCCAG CTAGAAGTACAGGAGGGCTGAACACTGTCAGCAACGATACCTCTTCTGCCACTGATTCAAAGGACTTGCGTGCTAAG TTGGTATTGCTGGGAGACTCAGGTGTTGGGAAAAGCTGCATTGTTCTTCGCTTTGTTCGTGGTCAGTTCGATCCTACTTCCAAG GTAACCGTTGGTGCATCTTTCTTATCACAAACATTGGCATTGGAAGACTCAACAATAGTGAAATTTGAAATTTGGGATACTGCTGGGCAAGAGAG GTATGCTGCCTTGGCACCACTTTACTACAGAGGAGCTGCTGCTGCAATTGTTGTCTATGATATAACTAGTCCAGAATCGTTTAGCAAAGCACAGTACTGGGTAAAG GAACTTCAGAAGCATGGTAGTCCTGGTATTGTAATGGTTTTGGTTGGGAATAAGGCTGACCTACATGAGAATCGGAGTGTATCTTCACAG GGTGCACAGGAGTACGCAGAGAAGAACAATATGTTTTTCATTGAGACGTCAGCAAAGACAGCTGATAATATAAATCAACTGTTTGAG GAAATTGCAAAGAGGTTGCCTAGGCCAACGCCGTCCTGA